The DNA region tgttgttgttgttgtatgcTTTAAGGTAACACTGTTTACAAAGAAGCATGGCGTTGTGCGCGGTGAGGAAGATGCTGAGACGGTATACGCTTGTATCGACTTGGTTTCAACGATAATACAGAGGAAGCTGAGGAAGATCAAGGAGAAGGACTCTGACCATGGAAGGCACATGAAAGGTTTCAACAGGTCGAAGGTGAGAGAGCCAGTGATTGAGCCCGTTGTGGAGGATCCTGAGGACGttgctggagaagaagaagaggatgattTGATCAAGGAGGTTGGGTCCATACTTTACCTTATCATTAGTTTTTTAGATTCTTTGATAATTTGTTTctgatggttttttttttgggacagATTGTGCGTACCAAGTACTTTGAGATGCCACCATTGACCGTCTCAGAGGCAGTGGAGCAGTTGGAGTTAGTAGCTCACGATTTCTACGGCTTCCAGAATGAAGAAACCGGTATGCCTTTGACCTAACTCTCTTGTTTGTCTCACTGTGTCAAATGCAAAGAACACTTACCTTTTTTGGTTTAACAGGTGAGATAAATATAGTGTACAAGAGAAAAGAAGGAGGGTACGGTCTGATAATCCCTAAGAAAGATGGCAAGGCTGAGAAAGTTGATCCGCTTCCAACTGAGCAATTGAATGAACACTCTTTTGCTGAGTAGACTTGTGTGTCTGTCTCAGAACCAAAACTGATCTTACTTCTCTCCTTACAGATGGTTTGCATGTATATTGAGAGAAAACAGTGAAAGAAATTGAATCTGTTATGATTCAGGAAACAGTGTACATAATAATAAAAGGcaagagaaattttttttaaatgattctgTTTTACTCTATTTGAGGTAGGGAAATTGAATCTGAAGTTATGATCTTGATTCTCTCTAAACCAGATGATAGCAAAATACTTTTCATAAACCAAGAATGTTACATTATAGTAAT from Raphanus sativus cultivar WK10039 unplaced genomic scaffold, ASM80110v3 Scaffold4636, whole genome shotgun sequence includes:
- the LOC130507495 gene encoding ribosome-binding factor PSRP1, chloroplastic-like, coding for MTTLLGFSHTKLPHCNVSITSPTCSSSSTVVSMVGRRSDSKTLRSGFLGRITHHDRLPSTGRRSSSAVKMSWDGSLASVKLIIQGKNLELSEAIKQHVEDKVGKAVQKHSHLVREVDVRLSVRGGEFGKGPKIRRCEVTLFTKKHGVVRGEEDAETVYACIDLVSTIIQRKLRKIKEKDSDHGRHMKGFNRSKVREPVIEPVVEDPEDVAGEEEEDDLIKEIVRTKYFEMPPLTVSEAVEQLELVAHDFYGFQNEETGEINIVYKRKEGGYGLIIPKKDGKAEKVDPLPTEQLNEHSFAE